One part of the Phragmites australis chromosome 3, lpPhrAust1.1, whole genome shotgun sequence genome encodes these proteins:
- the LOC133912166 gene encoding uncharacterized protein LOC133912166 isoform X1, translated as MAFFDLNKCLDEDHNGQGRSKVLQDFDLNRYLEEQIPHQDYTYQLVLRDFDLNLVPQQEIEVECPYQGSAASNGHIIKYSCKKELTNDQRKEVYKALALRSTKGKVSREIVRDIAASFLVSPRTVWRIWRRASQCFKQGENIDVTKKRYNCGHKDLLVDLSKMQDIPVSKRTTLDDLSRHLHVSKTKIWKLKQQGQIKRHSNTIKPLLKDENKKERLRWCISMLDPSSINCDPIFKDFSDIVYIDEKWFYLTRKTERYYLLPNEEEPIRTCKSKNFILKVMFLCAVACPRMASEGNCTFDGKIGCFPMVTYEVARRSSKNQVAGTLEMKPIMSITKEVMQSFIIEKVLPAIRAKWPSEDIEKPIYIQQDNARPHVDPGDPLFCEAAQQYGLNIQLVCQPPNSPDFNILDLGFFSAIQSIQYKKAARTVPELVAAVEQAFQEYSPILSNRMFSTLQLVMIEAMKVGGGNNYKIPHINKASLEREYNLPTQMKCDLNLVQEVCRKID; from the exons ATGGCTTTCTTTGACTTGAACAAATGCCTTGATGAAGATCACAATGGGCAAGGAAGGAGCAAGGTTCTACAAGACTTTGATTTGAACAGATACCTTGAAGAACAAATACCCCACCAAGACTATACCTATCAACTGGTTCTGAGAGATTTCGATTTGAACCTCGTACCCCAGCAGGAAATAGAGGTGGAGTGTCCCTACCAAGGTTCAGCAGCTTCCAATG GTCATATTATTAAATATTCTTGCAAGAAGGAACTCACTAATGATCAGCGAAAGGAAGTGTATAAAGCTCTTGCTTTGAGAAGTACAAAAGGAAAGGTATCACGGGAAATTGTCAGGGACATTGCAGCATCATTCTTAGTTAGTCCTCGAACAGTTTGGCGCATTTGGCGGCGTGCAAGTCAATGTTTCAAGCAGGGTGAGAATATAGATGTCACTAAAAAGAGGTATAACTGTGGTCATAAAGATCTCCTGGTTGATctaagcaagatgcaagatatCCCTGTTTCCAAGAGGACAACATTGGATGATCTGTCAAGACACTTGCATGTTAGCaaaaccaaaatttggaagcttAAACAGCAAGGTCAGATAAAGAGACACTCAAACACAATAAAGCCGTTGTTAAAGGATGAGAACAAGAAAGAAAGACTCAGGTGGTGTATTTCCATGCTTGATCCAAGTAGCATAAATTGTGACCCAATTTTCAAGGACTTCTCTGATATTGTGTATATAGATGAAAAATGGTTTTATCTTACAAGGAAGACTGAGAGATATTATCTTCTTCCAAATGAAGAGGAGCCTATTCGGACATGTAAAAGTAAGAATTTCATCCTAAAGGTAATGTTCCTCTGTGCTGTTGCTTGTCCAAGGATGGCTAGTGAAGGAAATTGCACATTTGATGGGAAAATTGGGTGTTTTCCTATGGTTACATATGAAGTTGCTAGAAGGTCAAGTAAAAATCAGGTGGCGGGAACATTAGAGATGAAACCTATTATGTCAATTACGAAAGAAGTGATGCAGTCCTTTATTATTGAGAAAGTTCTCCCTGCAATTCGAGCAAAGTGGCCATCCGAGGACATTGAGAAACCAATATATATCCAACAAGATAATGCTCGCCCTCATGTTGATCCTGGTGATCCTTTATTTTGTGAAGCAGCACAACAATATGGACTCAATATTCAACTAGTTTGTCAACCGCCAAATTCGCCGGACTTTAATATCCTTGATTTGGGCTTCTTCTCTGCTATTCAGTCCATCCAATATAAAAAGGCTGCTAGAACAGTACCTGAGCTTGTTGCTGCTGTTGAACAGGCATTCCAAGAGTATTCGCCAATATTATCAAATCGGATGTTCTCGACATTGCAGCTTGTCATGATAGAGGCGATGAAAGTAGGAGGCGGCAATAACTATAAGATCCCCCATATCAACAAAGCTTCATTAGAAAGAGAATACAACCTTCCAACCCAGATGAAGTGTGATCTCAATTTGGTTCAGGAGGTATGTAGGAAAATTGATTAA
- the LOC133912166 gene encoding uncharacterized protein LOC133912166 isoform X3: MAFFDLNKCLDEDHNGQGRSKVLQDFDLNRYLEEQIPHQDYTYQLVLRDFDLNLVPQQEIEVECPYQGSAASNGHIIKYSCKKELTNDQRKEVYKALALRSTKGKVSREIVRDIAASFLVSPRTVWRIWRRASQCFKQGENIDVTKKRYNCGHKDLLVDLSKMQDIPVSKRTTLDDLSRHLHVSKTKIWKLKQQGQIKRHSNTIKPLLKDENKKERLRWCISMLDPSSINCDPIFKDFSDIVYIDEKWFYLTRKTERYYLLPNEEEPIRTCKSKNFILKAFQEYSPILSNRMFSTLQLVMIEAMKVGGGNNYKIPHINKASLEREYNLPTQMKCDLNLVQEVCRKID; the protein is encoded by the exons ATGGCTTTCTTTGACTTGAACAAATGCCTTGATGAAGATCACAATGGGCAAGGAAGGAGCAAGGTTCTACAAGACTTTGATTTGAACAGATACCTTGAAGAACAAATACCCCACCAAGACTATACCTATCAACTGGTTCTGAGAGATTTCGATTTGAACCTCGTACCCCAGCAGGAAATAGAGGTGGAGTGTCCCTACCAAGGTTCAGCAGCTTCCAATG GTCATATTATTAAATATTCTTGCAAGAAGGAACTCACTAATGATCAGCGAAAGGAAGTGTATAAAGCTCTTGCTTTGAGAAGTACAAAAGGAAAGGTATCACGGGAAATTGTCAGGGACATTGCAGCATCATTCTTAGTTAGTCCTCGAACAGTTTGGCGCATTTGGCGGCGTGCAAGTCAATGTTTCAAGCAGGGTGAGAATATAGATGTCACTAAAAAGAGGTATAACTGTGGTCATAAAGATCTCCTGGTTGATctaagcaagatgcaagatatCCCTGTTTCCAAGAGGACAACATTGGATGATCTGTCAAGACACTTGCATGTTAGCaaaaccaaaatttggaagcttAAACAGCAAGGTCAGATAAAGAGACACTCAAACACAATAAAGCCGTTGTTAAAGGATGAGAACAAGAAAGAAAGACTCAGGTGGTGTATTTCCATGCTTGATCCAAGTAGCATAAATTGTGACCCAATTTTCAAGGACTTCTCTGATATTGTGTATATAGATGAAAAATGGTTTTATCTTACAAGGAAGACTGAGAGATATTATCTTCTTCCAAATGAAGAGGAGCCTATTCGGACATGTAAAAGTAAGAATTTCATCCTAAAG GCATTCCAAGAGTATTCGCCAATATTATCAAATCGGATGTTCTCGACATTGCAGCTTGTCATGATAGAGGCGATGAAAGTAGGAGGCGGCAATAACTATAAGATCCCCCATATCAACAAAGCTTCATTAGAAAGAGAATACAACCTTCCAACCCAGATGAAGTGTGATCTCAATTTGGTTCAGGAGGTATGTAGGAAAATTGATTAA
- the LOC133912166 gene encoding uncharacterized protein LOC133912166 isoform X2, producing MQSRIMTWSCKVLFSVINVIVLMYIVVLLWNVARHNQFYFSFSPLQHMFLLHSVIFLSYLIFSSGHIIKYSCKKELTNDQRKEVYKALALRSTKGKVSREIVRDIAASFLVSPRTVWRIWRRASQCFKQGENIDVTKKRYNCGHKDLLVDLSKMQDIPVSKRTTLDDLSRHLHVSKTKIWKLKQQGQIKRHSNTIKPLLKDENKKERLRWCISMLDPSSINCDPIFKDFSDIVYIDEKWFYLTRKTERYYLLPNEEEPIRTCKSKNFILKVMFLCAVACPRMASEGNCTFDGKIGCFPMVTYEVARRSSKNQVAGTLEMKPIMSITKEVMQSFIIEKVLPAIRAKWPSEDIEKPIYIQQDNARPHVDPGDPLFCEAAQQYGLNIQLVCQPPNSPDFNILDLGFFSAIQSIQYKKAARTVPELVAAVEQAFQEYSPILSNRMFSTLQLVMIEAMKVGGGNNYKIPHINKASLEREYNLPTQMKCDLNLVQEVCRKID from the coding sequence ATGCAATCTAGGATCATGACTTGGTCTTGCAAAGTCTTATTCTCAGTTATTAATGTAATTGTGCTTATGTACATCGTGGTTCTGTTGTGGAACGTTGCAAGGCACAATCAGTTTTATTTTAGTTTCAGTCCCCTGCAGCACATGTTCCTATTGCACTCTGTCATTTTCTTATCCTATTTGATCTTTTCTTCAGGTCATATTATTAAATATTCTTGCAAGAAGGAACTCACTAATGATCAGCGAAAGGAAGTGTATAAAGCTCTTGCTTTGAGAAGTACAAAAGGAAAGGTATCACGGGAAATTGTCAGGGACATTGCAGCATCATTCTTAGTTAGTCCTCGAACAGTTTGGCGCATTTGGCGGCGTGCAAGTCAATGTTTCAAGCAGGGTGAGAATATAGATGTCACTAAAAAGAGGTATAACTGTGGTCATAAAGATCTCCTGGTTGATctaagcaagatgcaagatatCCCTGTTTCCAAGAGGACAACATTGGATGATCTGTCAAGACACTTGCATGTTAGCaaaaccaaaatttggaagcttAAACAGCAAGGTCAGATAAAGAGACACTCAAACACAATAAAGCCGTTGTTAAAGGATGAGAACAAGAAAGAAAGACTCAGGTGGTGTATTTCCATGCTTGATCCAAGTAGCATAAATTGTGACCCAATTTTCAAGGACTTCTCTGATATTGTGTATATAGATGAAAAATGGTTTTATCTTACAAGGAAGACTGAGAGATATTATCTTCTTCCAAATGAAGAGGAGCCTATTCGGACATGTAAAAGTAAGAATTTCATCCTAAAGGTAATGTTCCTCTGTGCTGTTGCTTGTCCAAGGATGGCTAGTGAAGGAAATTGCACATTTGATGGGAAAATTGGGTGTTTTCCTATGGTTACATATGAAGTTGCTAGAAGGTCAAGTAAAAATCAGGTGGCGGGAACATTAGAGATGAAACCTATTATGTCAATTACGAAAGAAGTGATGCAGTCCTTTATTATTGAGAAAGTTCTCCCTGCAATTCGAGCAAAGTGGCCATCCGAGGACATTGAGAAACCAATATATATCCAACAAGATAATGCTCGCCCTCATGTTGATCCTGGTGATCCTTTATTTTGTGAAGCAGCACAACAATATGGACTCAATATTCAACTAGTTTGTCAACCGCCAAATTCGCCGGACTTTAATATCCTTGATTTGGGCTTCTTCTCTGCTATTCAGTCCATCCAATATAAAAAGGCTGCTAGAACAGTACCTGAGCTTGTTGCTGCTGTTGAACAGGCATTCCAAGAGTATTCGCCAATATTATCAAATCGGATGTTCTCGACATTGCAGCTTGTCATGATAGAGGCGATGAAAGTAGGAGGCGGCAATAACTATAAGATCCCCCATATCAACAAAGCTTCATTAGAAAGAGAATACAACCTTCCAACCCAGATGAAGTGTGATCTCAATTTGGTTCAGGAGGTATGTAGGAAAATTGATTAA